Below is a genomic region from Spirosoma radiotolerans.
GATTCATTTACGGGTTTGAAAGGTGTTCCGTCTTACCTAAGTGCTGACACAATTTCTAAGAAAGCAAACCGGATTGAATTGGCGTCAAAGTTTAATATCAACGATACTACCGGCAAATGGGTTGGGAAAAACGTTTATAACTTCGACAAATCAACTACCTCCTCGGCCCTCGCCGCCCGCGTGGTTCATGTGGCCGACATCAATGCACTAAACAATACGCCGGGCAACGCCAGTACGTCGGTCGTGGTCCGTGATAAAATTCGGGGCGGAACGTTTGTGTATGCCGCCAGCGGGACGGTTGATAACGGAATTACATTTTCGGAGCCAGGTGGGGGCGTTTGGGTTCGGCTGTTTGACAATAAAATACAGGCAGCTTGGTACGTCCTGAATGGCAACGGGGTAACCTACGATAACATAAGCATTCAGAAGGCAATCGACGCTCAGTCGGCTCGCGGTGGGGGTTCGGTCGAACTTCCGAACGGCACGTTTCTTTTGAATGCGGCTCTACTTCCCCGAAGTAAAGTAGAACTCACCGGACAGGGTGACGGCACTGTTTTACTGCAAAATAGTAATGCGGGGGTAATCAATGCACAGGGTACCGTCTCGCCGACCTCCTACAGTATGGTTATTCAGCCGCTACGTAGCCAGCAGTTCATTCGCACGACAGTAACAAGCCCGTTCGTAGCGGGTGACTGGATACGAGTACGGTCCGAGGATATTTGGTTAAGCAACAGCGACGGCAACAAACAGGCGTTTATCGTCAGAGTAGCGCGGGTTAACGGAGACAGCACGATCTTAATGAATCCGCTCCCCGAAAACTATACGTTAGCTACGGCCAAAGTTGAAAAGGTTATCCCAATCAGCAACTTTACGCTATCCAATCTCAAGCTAAAAAACATTCCCAATACGCGTTTAGTGGCGCTAACGACGTGGAATTTTTGTAGTGAATTACGCATCGTCAACGTGTCCGCAGAGGGCAGCGACGAGGCCGGGTTCGATATACAAAACACCTGGGAATCTGAGATTGACCGGGTTCGATGTACCGACTTTATCGACGACCCGAATAATGGCCGCTACGGTTACGGAATAGGCTTTTCGGGAGCCTGTTATAATGTAATTACAACGAATTGCACGTTTAGAAATGTGCGTCACGCGACGACAACGCTCGGCAGTTCGGGCGTGTACGGAGTTCCCCGAAACATGACGTTTTCCAATTGCCACAGTTCGGAATCTTCACTCACCCACTTCGACAGTCACCAGCTTGGCGAGGAGATATTGTATATAGGGTGTACGGCTACGGGTGGCAAATCAAAGGTTTCGTTTGGCTTTCAGATTCGGAACCGTCAGGCCAGTTTAGTCGGCTGTACGGCCTACAATACGACAGGAGCGGGCTTCTATATCATTAATGGTAGTATAAATAAATATACGACAATGACCGGATGCGTAGCCTCACAGGTTCGCTATGGTCCTGGGTTTATCATCACCAATGGCGCAAACGTCAATATCGTTGGCGGGAGAGCCAGCGAGTGCGATTACCAGGGCATCCTTATCTCGGGTGTCAATTCCCCTTCGTCAGTCCACATTCAGGGCATGGCGATAACCGATAATAACCGCATACTAGGTACAAGTGACGGCATATACATTGATGCCAGTACGGGCGGTGTGACGGTCGACAACTGCATCATTGGCCGTGTTGCGAGCTTTACAACCTGGAATCACCGATATGGTGTCAATGTCAACAATTCGAGCAGTGTTACCATCTCCAACAACAAGTTTAAAGCCAATGGCACAGCCTCCTATTCGATCAGTGGAACAGCGAGTCGGGCTTATAAGAACAAGTTTGACGACGTGACCGATGTCAATTATTTGAAGGAGCTGGAGATCGTTTCCGGAACAGGCGCTCCGGCAATCGTACCCGGCTTTTTTGGGCAACGCTTCATTGACACAGTCAATAAAAAAGTGTACGAGGCCGCTGGAACTAGTTCCTCGGCCGACTGGATACCGCTGAATTAAAAAGTCAAGTTACCACTCAACTCACTCTTTCAATGCTCGAAGCCCTCAATAAACTAAAAGCCGTACCTGGTGAGGCATTTCTAGTGCTTGCTCTGTTTGCCGGAGCGACCATTCACGCGATTCGGCAAAAACAAATACCGGTCGCCGAGGGGCTGACCGGGGCCATCGTCTCGTTTACGTCGGGGTTCTTCGGATTTAAAATACTGGGTGCCCTCTTTCCCGCCTTCTTTGTCCTTGACGACGTGTGGATGTTTGGCTTTCCCATTGCCTACGGAGCCAACTACTGGCTCGGCGGCATGGACACGGTGGGCGAGCAGATCCGCGACAAGCCCGTCCAGACCATTGTGTCGTGGCTGGGCATCATCGCGGACGAAGCCCTCAGCAAGTACGATAAGATTGCTACCTATTTCAAATCAAAACCAAACGCCTAAAATCAAATGGAAAATACCGCAATTCTTCAACTCGGATTACTCGTCGCGACGGGCTCGTTTTTAGCCACTTGTTTTACAACTCACGCCGCGAGCAAGGCGTATAACGGCATTCTGTATGCCCTCACCTTTTCGACGTTTCTAAGCCTAGTTTGCGTCCGCTATGTGCCGTATGTTCAATGGCAGACCAATAGCCTCGGCCTGACGTTTATTCTGCTGTCCATATCGGGCGGCTTTGAGGCTTATGCCGATTTCGTAAAACCCGAAACCAACCGGGTCAAGACCGGCACCCGGCTCGCCTACCTATTCGGCGCGATTCTGCTATTTACACTCATCATCTGGTCGTTTGATAACTACCGGAGCCAAAAGGCCGAAAAGGTCATCGAGAAAGTATCGACTAAGATGGATACCATCGCCGTTGGTCAGAAGCAGAACAAGGCCAAAATCAGCAAGATCGAAACTAAGCTCGATACCCTGGCCAAAAGCGATACGATGCTCGCCAAAACGGTCGAGGCAACCAAATCGGAACTCTGGCAAAAAAGCGACCAGGGGGCGAGCGAGATCCGCGACGGGCTGTCGACGCTGAGTCTCCAGCAACACCGGATGAATACGAACCTGCAAAAACAGAAACAGAAAGCCCCATGAGCAAGCAAGCCAAACTCCTATTATGGATCGTCTCGGGCCTGTTGTTCGTAGCCGGTAGCCTGCTTCATTCGATGGCCAGAGCGCAAACCTATTGCGATACGCTCGCCCACGACAACGTGATTTTAAACCGGCTGGTCAATGAGCAGGATGCCCTGCTCGCGGCCCGTAGCGAGACAATCAAAACGCTGAAAGTACGTGTGTCGCTGGCCGACTCGTCGAGTGAGGCCATCCGCACCCAGGCGAACAAAACGATTGTGTCACTCACCGAGCAGCGCAATACGGCGACGGCGCGGGCCGATAAAGCCGAGGCCAAAGTAGCGGCCGTTGATGGCAAACAGCCTAAAACGTGGGCGGGCAGGCAACTCCGTAAGGCCCGAGATGGTCTGGCCGTCCTTGGAGCCGTTGCAGCCGCCTATATCACCCTAAACATTATCCTCTAATGGCTAATTTTTTGATTGCGTTTGCCTATACGATGGGCAACGAGGGCGGTTTAGCCAATCATCCGTCAGATAAGGGCGGATTGACCTACAAGGGTATTACGAGCCGCGATTGGCCAAATTGGCCCGGATGGATACAGGTTAGAAATGCGATGCGTCAGTCTGGCGATACGGACGTTATAAATCGAATTCTAGCCGCCGACGTAGCCTTGCAGGACAACGTTAAAAAGTTCTACAAACTAAACTACTGGGACGTCAATAAGCTCGACCAGTTCAACGATCAGGCGATTGCAACGGAGCTATTCGATACGGCCGTCAACTGTGGAGAGAATACGGCTGCTATCATGTTACAAAAG
It encodes:
- a CDS encoding right-handed parallel beta-helix repeat-containing protein translates to MRKILFSMLAGLSCLTSFAQTTTKIGTVYESIRPVFPGNPDEFAVTLDPSDSAKAVTVQTYYVTGGQAATPYQPTVTRSGRIITVRFPNVSLIPAQARIKLKIDNAYKQVWRYDVSESNTVKTAPDNMTIVNAVVAGTDSFTGLKGVPSYLSADTISKKANRIELASKFNINDTTGKWVGKNVYNFDKSTTSSALAARVVHVADINALNNTPGNASTSVVVRDKIRGGTFVYAASGTVDNGITFSEPGGGVWVRLFDNKIQAAWYVLNGNGVTYDNISIQKAIDAQSARGGGSVELPNGTFLLNAALLPRSKVELTGQGDGTVLLQNSNAGVINAQGTVSPTSYSMVIQPLRSQQFIRTTVTSPFVAGDWIRVRSEDIWLSNSDGNKQAFIVRVARVNGDSTILMNPLPENYTLATAKVEKVIPISNFTLSNLKLKNIPNTRLVALTTWNFCSELRIVNVSAEGSDEAGFDIQNTWESEIDRVRCTDFIDDPNNGRYGYGIGFSGACYNVITTNCTFRNVRHATTTLGSSGVYGVPRNMTFSNCHSSESSLTHFDSHQLGEEILYIGCTATGGKSKVSFGFQIRNRQASLVGCTAYNTTGAGFYIINGSINKYTTMTGCVASQVRYGPGFIITNGANVNIVGGRASECDYQGILISGVNSPSSVHIQGMAITDNNRILGTSDGIYIDASTGGVTVDNCIIGRVASFTTWNHRYGVNVNNSSSVTISNNKFKANGTASYSISGTASRAYKNKFDDVTDVNYLKELEIVSGTGAPAIVPGFFGQRFIDTVNKKVYEAAGTSSSADWIPLN
- a CDS encoding glycoside hydrolase family 108 protein translates to MANFLIAFAYTMGNEGGLANHPSDKGGLTYKGITSRDWPNWPGWIQVRNAMRQSGDTDVINRILAADVALQDNVKKFYKLNYWDVNKLDQFNDQAIATELFDTAVNCGENTAAIMLQKSLNKLNKVGRLYPNIAVDGIVGPQTLALTNGHPQPKALLKTLNGYQFKHYEKIADEDESQEVFFYAWLSRVVMAA